A genomic segment from Cyanobium sp. NIES-981 encodes:
- a CDS encoding DNA-directed RNA polymerase subunit beta' produces MTATPSKKTKSSKKAAAEAGLETSAPVTPALTREAPPFRNRVIDKKALRNLVAWAYKHHGTAATASMADELKDLGFHYATQAAVSISVDDLRIPGDKASLLAEAEEQITETEERYRLGEITEVERHTKVIDTWTETNERLVAAVRRNFNENDPLNSVWMMANSGARGNMSQVRQLVGMRGLMANPQGEIIDLPIRTNFREGLTVTEYVISSYGARKGLVDTALRTADSGYLTRRLVDVAQDVIVREDDCGTTRSIPIDADERGRFGSKLVGRLAAEPVLDADGAVLVDRNGEIDLPLSRRIEASGVTTVHVRSPLTCEASRSVCRKCYGWALAHNELVDLGEAVGIVAAQSIGEPGTQLTMRTFHTGGVSTAETGVVRSLIHGVVEFGPKSRVRAFRTSHGVNAQIAETDFQLHLKPTGKDKPQKLTITKGSILFVADGDTVPADTVLAQISAGAEVKKSVEKATKDVICDLAGQVRYEDGIQPKEVTDRQGNITHKATRLGRMWVFAGDVYNLPPNALPVVKGNTPVTTGDVLAESRLVSEYGGAVRLRESAGDSREVQIVTTSLTLKDCKLVGESTHSGEIWHLEGKEGIRYRLNTAPGSKIGSGEVIAELADDRFRTQTGGLVKFAPGLAIKKARSAKNGYEVSKGGTLLWIPQETHEINKDISLLMINDGQWIEAGTEVVKDIFSQTAGIVTVTQKNDILREIIVRSGVLHLVADSKTLGKFSEGRMVMPGEDIAKGLKAEAMTFVEAVDTPEGGALLLRPVEEYAIPDAAHLPELSSVKQSGGPSMGLKATQRLAFKDGELIKSVEGVELLRTQLILETFDTTPQMTVDVEAVPDKRAKTIERLQLTILETLLVRRDTLSDASHGSTHTDLQVQDGDTVKKGDVVATTQILCKEDGVVQLPDQTDGEPIRRLIVERDVDTRQIDLGAASPLVAVDQRLVDGDLLAEGQPSPCCGQVEAIEGSTVTVRLGRPYMVSPDSVLHVRDGELVQRGDGLALLVFERQKTGDIVQGLPRIEELLEARRPRDSAVLCRKAGTVEIKQGEDDDAITVTVIETDDVITDYPILLGRTVMVSDGQQVRAGESLTDGPINPHELLECYFEDLRNRKPTLEAAQESISKLQFRMVQEVQNVYKSQGVSIDDKHIEVIVRQMTSKVRIEDAGDTTLLPGELIELRQVEQVNSAMAITGGAPAEFTPVLLGITKASLNTDSFISAASFQETTRVLTEAAIEGKSDWLRGLKENVIIGRLIPAGTGFSGFEEELRAEAGPHPDILEEDGMGYRRMQNLRPDYTVETPAPAAQTAVLDDPSEEDLEATRSRHGLEASASTTAAFTRPTLEEGLEEELVADPAALEGLQEEGLLSDE; encoded by the coding sequence ATGACCGCCACCCCCTCCAAGAAGACCAAGTCGTCCAAGAAAGCCGCTGCTGAAGCCGGCCTCGAGACCTCTGCTCCTGTCACCCCGGCGCTCACCCGTGAAGCCCCGCCCTTCCGGAACCGGGTGATCGACAAGAAGGCTCTCCGCAACCTGGTGGCCTGGGCCTACAAGCACCACGGCACCGCGGCCACGGCCTCGATGGCCGATGAGCTCAAGGACCTCGGCTTCCACTACGCCACCCAGGCGGCCGTGTCCATTTCCGTGGACGATCTGCGCATCCCGGGCGACAAGGCGTCGCTGCTGGCCGAGGCCGAAGAGCAGATCACCGAAACCGAGGAGCGTTACCGGCTGGGTGAGATCACCGAGGTGGAGCGCCACACCAAGGTGATCGACACCTGGACCGAAACCAACGAGCGGCTCGTGGCGGCAGTCCGCCGCAACTTCAACGAGAACGATCCCCTCAATTCGGTCTGGATGATGGCCAACTCCGGCGCCCGGGGCAACATGTCCCAGGTGCGGCAGCTGGTGGGCATGCGCGGCCTGATGGCCAACCCCCAGGGCGAGATCATCGACCTGCCGATCCGCACCAACTTCCGTGAGGGCCTCACGGTCACCGAGTACGTGATCTCCTCCTACGGCGCCCGCAAGGGCCTGGTGGACACGGCGCTGCGTACCGCCGACTCCGGCTATCTCACCCGGCGCCTGGTGGACGTGGCCCAGGACGTGATCGTCCGCGAGGACGACTGCGGCACCACCCGCTCCATCCCCATCGATGCCGATGAGCGGGGGCGGTTCGGCAGCAAACTGGTGGGCCGCCTGGCCGCCGAGCCCGTGCTCGACGCCGATGGCGCGGTGCTGGTGGATCGCAATGGCGAGATCGACCTGCCCCTCTCGCGCCGCATCGAGGCGAGCGGGGTGACGACCGTCCATGTGCGCTCGCCCCTCACCTGCGAAGCCTCCCGTTCGGTCTGCCGCAAGTGCTACGGCTGGGCCCTGGCCCACAACGAGCTGGTGGATCTCGGCGAAGCGGTGGGCATCGTGGCCGCCCAGTCGATCGGTGAACCGGGTACCCAGCTCACCATGCGCACCTTCCACACCGGTGGTGTGTCCACCGCCGAAACCGGGGTGGTGCGCTCCCTCATCCACGGTGTCGTGGAGTTCGGGCCGAAGTCCCGGGTGCGGGCCTTCCGCACCTCCCACGGGGTCAACGCCCAGATCGCCGAAACCGATTTCCAGCTGCACCTCAAGCCCACGGGCAAGGACAAGCCCCAGAAGCTCACGATCACCAAGGGCTCCATCCTGTTCGTGGCCGATGGCGACACCGTGCCGGCGGACACGGTGCTGGCTCAGATCTCGGCGGGTGCGGAGGTCAAGAAGAGCGTGGAGAAGGCCACCAAGGATGTGATCTGCGACCTGGCCGGCCAGGTGCGCTACGAGGATGGCATCCAGCCCAAGGAGGTCACCGACCGCCAGGGCAACATCACCCACAAGGCCACCCGCCTGGGGCGGATGTGGGTGTTCGCCGGCGATGTGTACAACCTGCCCCCCAACGCCCTGCCGGTGGTGAAGGGCAACACGCCTGTCACCACAGGTGATGTGCTGGCGGAGAGCCGCCTGGTCTCCGAGTACGGCGGCGCCGTGCGCCTGCGGGAGAGTGCCGGTGATTCCCGCGAAGTGCAGATCGTCACCACCAGCCTCACCCTGAAGGACTGCAAGCTCGTGGGTGAATCCACCCACTCCGGGGAGATCTGGCATCTTGAGGGCAAAGAGGGCATCCGCTACCGCCTCAATACGGCGCCGGGCAGCAAGATCGGCAGTGGCGAAGTGATTGCCGAATTGGCCGACGATCGCTTCCGCACCCAGACCGGCGGCCTGGTGAAGTTCGCCCCCGGCCTGGCCATCAAGAAAGCCCGCAGTGCCAAGAACGGCTACGAGGTGAGCAAGGGGGGCACCCTGCTGTGGATCCCCCAGGAAACCCACGAGATCAACAAGGACATCTCCCTGTTGATGATCAACGATGGCCAGTGGATCGAAGCTGGCACCGAGGTTGTCAAGGACATCTTCAGCCAGACCGCTGGCATCGTGACAGTGACGCAGAAGAACGACATTCTTCGCGAAATCATTGTGCGTTCCGGTGTGCTGCACCTCGTCGCCGACAGCAAGACCCTGGGCAAGTTTTCCGAGGGGCGGATGGTGATGCCCGGCGAGGACATCGCCAAGGGGCTCAAGGCTGAAGCGATGACCTTCGTGGAGGCGGTGGATACCCCCGAGGGCGGTGCCCTGCTCCTGCGCCCGGTGGAGGAATACGCCATCCCCGATGCGGCTCACCTGCCTGAGCTCAGCTCCGTCAAGCAGTCCGGCGGACCCTCGATGGGGCTGAAGGCCACGCAGCGCCTGGCGTTCAAGGACGGCGAGCTGATCAAGAGTGTGGAAGGGGTGGAGCTGCTGCGTACGCAGCTGATCCTGGAAACCTTCGACACCACTCCCCAGATGACGGTGGATGTGGAAGCTGTGCCGGACAAGCGCGCCAAGACGATCGAACGGCTGCAGCTCACGATCCTGGAAACCCTGCTGGTGCGGCGGGACACCCTCTCCGATGCCAGCCACGGCTCCACCCACACCGATCTGCAGGTGCAGGACGGTGACACGGTCAAGAAGGGCGATGTGGTGGCCACCACCCAGATCCTCTGCAAGGAGGACGGTGTCGTCCAGCTTCCCGATCAGACCGATGGGGAGCCCATCCGCCGCCTGATCGTGGAGCGCGATGTCGACACCCGCCAGATCGACCTCGGCGCGGCGTCGCCGCTGGTGGCTGTGGATCAGCGTCTGGTGGACGGCGACCTCCTGGCCGAAGGGCAGCCATCGCCGTGCTGCGGCCAGGTGGAGGCGATCGAGGGGTCCACGGTCACGGTCCGCCTGGGCCGTCCCTACATGGTGTCGCCCGATTCCGTCCTCCACGTGCGGGACGGTGAGCTGGTGCAGCGGGGCGACGGCCTGGCGCTGCTGGTGTTCGAGCGGCAGAAGACCGGGGACATCGTGCAGGGTCTGCCGCGGATTGAGGAACTGCTCGAAGCCCGGCGCCCGCGCGACTCAGCAGTGCTCTGCCGCAAGGCCGGCACCGTGGAGATCAAGCAGGGTGAGGACGACGATGCCATCACCGTCACCGTGATCGAGACCGATGACGTCATCACGGACTACCCCATCCTCCTGGGACGCACCGTGATGGTGAGCGACGGCCAGCAGGTGCGCGCTGGCGAGTCGCTCACCGATGGTCCGATCAACCCCCACGAGCTGCTCGAGTGCTACTTCGAGGATCTGCGCAACCGCAAACCCACCCTGGAAGCTGCCCAGGAGTCGATCTCCAAGCTGCAGTTCCGCATGGTGCAGGAAGTGCAGAACGTCTACAAGAGCCAGGGCGTGTCGATCGACGACAAGCACATCGAGGTGATTGTGCGTCAGATGACCAGCAAGGTGCGCATCGAGGACGCCGGCGATACCACCCTGCTGCCCGGTGAGCTGATCGAGCTGCGTCAGGTGGAGCAGGTGAACAGCGCCATGGCGATCACGGGCGGAGCCCCCGCCGAGTTCACGCCGGTGCTGCTGGGCATCACCAAGGCCTCCCTCAACACCGACAGCTTCATCTCCGCCGCGTCGTTCCAGGAGACCACCCGGGTGCTCACCGAAGCGGCCATCGAGGGCAAGAGCGACTGGCTGCGGGGCCTCAAGGAGAACGTGATCATCGGCCGCCTGATCCCTGCCGGCACGGGCTTCAGCGGCTTCGAGGAGGAGCTGCGGGCCGAGGCCGGTCCGCATCCCGACATCCTCGAGGAGGACGGCATGGGCTACCGCCGCATGCAGAATCTGAGGCCTGACTACACGGTGGAGACCCCAGCCCCCGCGGCCCAGACCGCTGTGCTGGACGATCCTTCCGAGGAGGATCTCGAAGCCACCCGCAGCCGCCACGGCCTCGAGGCCAGCGCCAGCACCACGGCCGCCTTCACCCGCCCCACCCTGGAGGAGGGTCTGGAGGAGGAACTGGTGGCGGATCCCGCTGCCCTTGAGGGTCTGCAGGAGGAGGGGCTGCTCAGCGACGAGTGA
- a CDS encoding DNA-directed RNA polymerase subunit gamma has protein sequence MSNSNLRTENHFDYVKITLASPDRIMQWGQRTLPNGQVVGEVTKPETINYRTLKPEMDGLFCEKIFGPSKDWECHCGKYKRVRHRGIVCERCGVEVTESRVRRHRMGFIKLAAPVSHVWYLKGIPSYVAILLDMPLRDVEQIVYFNCYVVLDPGDHKSLTYKQLLTEDEWLEIEDEIYAEDSDIENEPVVGIGAEALKQLLEDIDLAETAEQLREDIAASKGQKRAKLIKRLRVIDNFIATNAKPDWMVLDVIPVIPPDLRPMVQLDGGRFATSDLNDLYRRVINRNNRLARLQEILAPEIIVRNEKRMLQEAVDALIDNGRRGRTVVGANNRALKSLSDIIEGKQGRFRQNLLGKRVDYSGRSVIVVGPKLKMHQCGLPKEMAIELFQPFVIHRLIRQNIVNNIKAAKKLIQRADDEVMQVLQEVIEGHPILLNRAPTLHRLGIQAFEPKLVDGRAIQLHPLVCPAFNADFDGDQMAVHVPLAIEAQTEARMLMLASNNILSPATGEPIITPSQDMVLGAYYLTAEQPGADKPAFGDRARTFAGLEDVIASFEEKHIGLHDWVWVRFSGEVDCDDEDSEPLKVDTLGDGTRVEQWSYRRDRLDEDGALISRYLLTTVGRVVINHTIIDAVAAA, from the coding sequence ATGTCCAACAGCAACCTCCGCACCGAAAACCACTTCGACTACGTCAAGATCACCCTGGCGTCGCCGGATCGGATCATGCAGTGGGGGCAGCGCACGCTGCCCAACGGTCAGGTGGTGGGTGAGGTCACCAAGCCCGAAACCATCAACTACCGCACGCTCAAGCCGGAGATGGACGGCCTGTTCTGCGAGAAGATCTTCGGCCCCTCCAAGGACTGGGAGTGCCACTGCGGCAAGTACAAGCGGGTGCGGCACCGCGGCATCGTCTGCGAGCGCTGCGGGGTGGAGGTCACCGAGAGCCGCGTGCGGCGCCACCGCATGGGCTTCATCAAGCTGGCTGCGCCGGTGAGCCATGTCTGGTACCTCAAGGGCATTCCCAGCTATGTGGCGATCCTGCTCGACATGCCCCTGCGGGATGTGGAGCAGATCGTCTACTTCAACTGCTACGTGGTGCTCGATCCGGGTGACCACAAGTCCCTCACCTACAAGCAGCTGCTCACCGAGGACGAGTGGCTGGAGATCGAGGATGAGATCTATGCCGAGGACTCCGACATCGAGAACGAGCCCGTTGTCGGCATCGGCGCCGAGGCGCTCAAGCAGCTGCTCGAGGACATCGACCTCGCCGAGACCGCAGAGCAGCTGCGCGAAGACATCGCCGCCAGCAAGGGCCAGAAGCGCGCCAAGCTGATCAAGCGGCTGCGGGTGATCGACAACTTCATCGCCACCAACGCCAAGCCGGACTGGATGGTGCTGGATGTGATCCCCGTGATCCCGCCCGATCTGCGCCCGATGGTGCAGCTCGATGGCGGCCGTTTCGCCACCAGCGACCTCAACGACCTCTACCGCCGGGTGATCAACCGCAACAACCGCCTGGCGCGGCTGCAGGAGATCCTGGCGCCCGAGATCATCGTGCGCAACGAGAAGCGGATGCTGCAGGAGGCCGTCGATGCCCTGATCGACAACGGCCGCCGCGGCCGCACCGTTGTCGGTGCCAACAACCGGGCCCTCAAGTCGCTGAGCGACATCATCGAGGGCAAGCAGGGCCGCTTCCGCCAGAACCTGCTCGGCAAGAGGGTCGACTACTCCGGCCGTTCCGTGATCGTGGTGGGGCCGAAGCTGAAGATGCACCAGTGCGGCCTGCCCAAGGAGATGGCGATCGAGCTGTTCCAGCCGTTCGTGATCCATCGCCTGATCCGCCAGAACATCGTCAACAACATCAAGGCGGCCAAGAAGCTGATCCAGCGCGCCGACGACGAGGTGATGCAGGTGCTGCAGGAGGTGATCGAAGGGCATCCGATCCTGCTCAACCGCGCCCCCACCCTGCACCGCCTCGGCATCCAGGCCTTCGAGCCCAAGCTGGTGGACGGCCGTGCCATTCAGCTCCACCCGCTGGTGTGCCCCGCCTTCAACGCCGACTTCGACGGCGACCAGATGGCCGTGCACGTGCCCCTGGCGATCGAGGCCCAGACCGAGGCGCGGATGCTGATGCTGGCCAGCAACAACATCCTCTCGCCCGCCACCGGCGAGCCGATCATCACCCCGTCGCAGGACATGGTGCTGGGCGCCTACTACCTCACCGCCGAGCAGCCCGGCGCCGACAAGCCCGCCTTCGGCGACCGCGCCCGCACCTTCGCGGGTCTGGAGGATGTGATCGCCTCCTTCGAAGAGAAGCACATCGGCCTCCACGACTGGGTGTGGGTGCGCTTCAGCGGCGAGGTGGACTGCGACGACGAGGACAGTGAACCCCTGAAGGTGGACACCCTCGGCGACGGCACCCGGGTGGAGCAGTGGAGCTACCGCCGGGACCGCCTGGACGAGGACGGCGCGCTGATCAGCCGTTATCTGCTCACCACCGTGGGACGCGTGGTTATCAACCACACCATCATCGACGCCGTGGCTGCCGCCTGA
- the rpoB gene encoding DNA-directed RNA polymerase subunit beta, with protein sequence MSSAIQVAKTATYLPDLVEVQRASFKWFLEKGLIEELESFSPITDYTGKLELHFIGSEYRLKRPRHDVEEAKRRDATFASQMYVTCRLINKETGEIKEQEVFIGELPLMTERGTFIINGAERVIVNQIVRSPGVYFKDEQDKNGRKTFNASLIPNRGAWLKFETDKNDLLHVRVDKTRKINAHVLMRAIGLTDNDVLDKLRHPEYYQKSIESANDEGISSEDQALLELYKKLRPGEPPSVSGGQSLLHSRFFDPKRYDLGRVGRYKINKKLRLTIPDAVRTLTPEDVLSTIDYLINLELDVGGASLDDIDHLGNRRVRSVGELLQNQVRVGLNRLERIIKERMTVGETESLTPAQLVNPKPLVAAIKEFFGSSQLSQFMDQTNPLAELTHKRRISALGPGGLTRERAGFAVRDIHPSHYGRICPIETPEGPNAGLIGSLATHARVNEYGFIETPFWKVEEGIVLKQGDPIYLSADLEDECRVAPGDVATDAEGRITADLVPVRYRQDFEKVPPEQVDYVQLSPVQVISVATSLIPFLEHDDANRALMGSNMQRQAVPLLRPERPLVGTGLETQVARDSGMVPITRVNGTVTYVDATAIVIRDEDGVDHTHYLQKYQRSNQDTCLNQRPIVQQGDQVIAGQVLANGSACEGGEIALGQNVLIAYMPWEGYNYEDAILVSERLVTDDLYTSVHIEKYEIEARQTKLGPEEITREIPNVAEESLGNLDEMGIIRVGAFVESGDILVGKVTPKGESDQPPEEKLLRAIFGEKARDVRDNSLRVPSTERGRVVDVRIYTREQGDELPPGANMVVRVYVAKRLKIQVGDKMAGRHGNKGIISRILPREDMPYLPDGTPIDIVLNPLGVPSRMNVGQVFECLMGWASSHLDCRVKVVPFDEMHGAEKSKQTVQAFLEEAASLPGKDWVYDPENPGKIQLIDGRSGEPFDQPVTVGYAHILKLVHLVDDKIHARSTGPYSLVTQQPLGGKAQQGGQRLGEMEVWALEAYGAAYTLQELLTVKSDDMQGRNEALNAIVKGKPIPRPGTPESFKVLMRELQSLGLDIAVYTDAGDEVDLMQDVNPRRSTPSRPTYESLGVADYDDD encoded by the coding sequence ATGAGCAGCGCGATCCAGGTCGCCAAGACCGCCACTTACCTGCCCGATCTGGTGGAGGTACAGCGTGCGAGCTTCAAATGGTTCCTGGAGAAGGGGCTGATCGAAGAGCTGGAGAGCTTCTCCCCGATCACCGACTACACCGGCAAGCTGGAGCTGCACTTCATCGGCAGTGAGTACCGCCTCAAGCGGCCTCGCCACGATGTCGAGGAAGCCAAGCGCCGTGATGCCACCTTCGCGTCGCAGATGTATGTGACCTGCCGGCTGATCAACAAGGAAACCGGCGAGATCAAGGAGCAGGAGGTGTTCATCGGCGAACTCCCGCTGATGACCGAGCGCGGCACGTTCATCATCAATGGCGCTGAGCGCGTGATCGTGAACCAGATCGTGCGCTCTCCTGGGGTGTATTTCAAGGACGAGCAGGATAAGAATGGCCGCAAGACCTTCAACGCCAGCCTGATCCCAAACCGCGGAGCCTGGCTGAAGTTCGAAACTGACAAGAACGATCTTCTCCACGTGCGGGTGGACAAAACCCGCAAGATCAATGCCCACGTGCTGATGCGTGCCATCGGCCTCACCGACAATGACGTTCTCGACAAGCTCCGCCACCCGGAGTACTACCAGAAGTCGATCGAGTCGGCCAACGACGAGGGAATCTCCTCGGAAGATCAGGCCCTGCTGGAGCTCTACAAGAAGCTGCGTCCGGGTGAGCCCCCCTCGGTGAGCGGCGGCCAGAGCCTGCTGCACAGCCGTTTCTTTGATCCCAAGCGCTACGACCTCGGCCGGGTGGGGCGCTACAAGATCAACAAGAAGCTGCGGCTCACCATCCCCGATGCCGTGCGCACCCTCACCCCTGAGGACGTGCTCAGCACCATCGACTACCTCATCAACCTTGAGCTCGATGTGGGTGGGGCCAGCCTCGATGACATCGACCACCTCGGCAACCGCCGCGTGCGCTCGGTGGGTGAGCTGCTGCAGAACCAGGTGCGGGTGGGCCTGAACCGGCTCGAGCGGATCATCAAGGAGCGGATGACGGTGGGTGAGACCGAATCCCTCACCCCGGCCCAGCTGGTGAACCCCAAGCCCCTGGTGGCAGCGATCAAGGAGTTCTTCGGCTCCAGCCAGCTCAGCCAGTTCATGGACCAGACCAATCCGCTGGCGGAGCTGACCCACAAGCGCCGGATCAGTGCCCTCGGCCCCGGTGGTCTCACCCGCGAGCGCGCCGGCTTCGCCGTGCGCGACATCCACCCCTCCCACTACGGCCGCATCTGCCCGATCGAGACCCCGGAGGGGCCGAATGCCGGCCTGATCGGCTCGCTTGCCACCCATGCCCGGGTGAATGAGTACGGCTTCATCGAAACCCCCTTCTGGAAGGTGGAGGAGGGCATCGTGCTGAAGCAGGGTGATCCCATCTATCTCTCCGCCGACCTGGAGGACGAGTGCCGGGTGGCCCCGGGCGATGTGGCCACCGACGCCGAGGGTCGCATCACGGCCGATCTGGTGCCGGTGCGCTACCGGCAGGATTTCGAGAAGGTGCCGCCGGAGCAGGTGGATTACGTGCAGCTCTCGCCGGTGCAGGTGATCTCCGTGGCCACCTCGCTGATCCCCTTCCTCGAGCACGATGATGCCAACCGCGCCCTGATGGGCTCCAACATGCAGCGCCAGGCCGTGCCGCTGCTGCGCCCGGAGCGCCCCCTGGTGGGCACGGGCCTGGAAACCCAGGTGGCCCGTGACTCGGGCATGGTGCCGATCACCCGGGTCAACGGCACCGTCACCTACGTGGATGCCACCGCCATCGTCATCCGCGATGAGGACGGGGTGGACCACACGCACTACCTGCAGAAGTACCAGCGCTCCAACCAGGACACCTGCCTGAACCAGCGGCCGATCGTTCAGCAGGGTGACCAGGTGATCGCTGGCCAGGTGCTGGCCAATGGCTCCGCCTGCGAAGGCGGCGAGATCGCCCTGGGCCAGAACGTGCTGATCGCCTACATGCCCTGGGAGGGCTACAACTACGAGGACGCCATCCTCGTGAGCGAGCGGCTCGTCACAGACGACCTCTACACCTCGGTGCACATCGAGAAGTACGAGATCGAAGCCCGGCAGACCAAGCTCGGACCCGAGGAGATCACCCGGGAAATCCCCAACGTGGCCGAAGAGAGCCTCGGCAACCTCGATGAGATGGGGATCATCCGGGTGGGTGCGTTCGTCGAGAGCGGCGACATCCTGGTGGGCAAGGTCACGCCCAAGGGCGAGTCGGACCAGCCCCCGGAGGAGAAGCTGCTGCGCGCGATCTTCGGCGAGAAGGCTCGCGACGTGCGTGACAACTCCCTGCGGGTGCCCAGCACCGAGCGTGGCCGCGTGGTGGACGTGCGCATCTACACCCGGGAGCAGGGTGATGAGCTGCCGCCGGGCGCCAACATGGTGGTGCGGGTATATGTGGCCAAGCGCCTCAAGATCCAGGTGGGCGACAAGATGGCCGGCCGCCACGGCAACAAGGGCATCATCAGCCGCATCCTCCCCCGCGAGGACATGCCCTACCTGCCCGATGGCACGCCCATCGACATCGTGCTCAACCCCCTCGGTGTGCCCAGCCGGATGAACGTGGGCCAGGTGTTCGAGTGCCTGATGGGCTGGGCCTCCTCCCACCTGGACTGCCGCGTCAAGGTGGTGCCCTTCGATGAGATGCACGGGGCCGAGAAGTCGAAGCAGACGGTGCAGGCCTTCCTCGAGGAGGCCGCCAGCCTGCCCGGCAAGGACTGGGTCTACGACCCGGAGAATCCCGGCAAGATCCAGCTGATCGATGGCCGCAGCGGCGAACCCTTCGACCAGCCCGTCACCGTGGGCTACGCCCACATCCTCAAGCTGGTGCACCTGGTGGACGACAAGATCCACGCCCGTTCCACCGGCCCCTACTCGCTCGTCACCCAGCAGCCCCTGGGCGGCAAGGCCCAGCAGGGCGGCCAGCGGCTCGGGGAGATGGAGGTGTGGGCCCTGGAGGCCTACGGCGCCGCCTACACCCTGCAGGAGCTGCTCACCGTCAAGTCCGACGACATGCAGGGCCGCAACGAGGCCCTCAACGCCATCGTCAAGGGCAAGCCGATTCCCCGGCCCGGCACCCCCGAGTCGTTCAAGGTGCTGATGCGCGAGCTCCAGTCGCTCGGCCTCGACATCGCGGTGTACACCGACGCCGGCGACGAAGTGGACCTGATGCAGGACGTGAATCCCCGCCGCAGCACCCCCAGCAGGCCCACCTACGAATCCCTCGGTGTCGCGGACTACGACGACGACTGA
- a CDS encoding TatD family hydrolase, which translates to MTPPAHAAEPAPLIDSHCHIVFRNFEDDLDAVVERWRAAGVVSLVHACVEPAEIPAIRALADRFPEMRYSVGVHPLDTQHWQPGTQQVLREAALADCRVVAIGELGLDLYRDQNLEEQLGVLRPQLDLACELDLPVIVHCRDAAAPMLEELRQRASQGRCPRGVMHCWGGTPEEMEAFLGLGFYISFSGVVTFPKAEATHACARQVPADRYLVETDCPFLAPVPRRGKRNEPSFVAAVAARVAELRGESLATVAATSTANARRLFALPQAGDNV; encoded by the coding sequence ATGACCCCCCCAGCCCACGCTGCCGAGCCGGCCCCGCTCATCGATTCCCACTGCCACATCGTCTTCCGCAACTTCGAGGACGACCTGGACGCCGTGGTGGAGCGCTGGCGTGCAGCTGGGGTCGTGAGCCTGGTGCACGCCTGTGTGGAACCAGCCGAAATCCCGGCGATCCGGGCCCTCGCCGACCGCTTCCCCGAGATGCGGTACTCGGTGGGGGTGCATCCCCTGGACACGCAGCATTGGCAGCCCGGCACACAGCAGGTGCTCCGGGAGGCCGCCCTGGCCGATTGCCGGGTGGTGGCCATCGGCGAGCTCGGCCTCGACCTGTACCGCGACCAGAACCTCGAGGAGCAGCTGGGCGTGCTCCGCCCCCAGCTCGACCTGGCCTGCGAGCTGGATCTGCCGGTGATCGTGCACTGCCGGGATGCCGCCGCTCCGATGCTGGAGGAGCTCCGGCAGCGGGCCAGCCAGGGGCGGTGCCCCCGCGGTGTGATGCACTGCTGGGGCGGCACTCCGGAGGAGATGGAAGCCTTCCTGGGACTCGGCTTCTACATCAGTTTCAGCGGGGTGGTCACCTTCCCGAAGGCGGAGGCCACCCACGCCTGTGCCCGCCAGGTGCCCGCCGACCGCTACCTGGTCGAGACCGACTGTCCGTTCCTGGCGCCGGTGCCGCGGCGCGGCAAGCGCAACGAGCCGTCCTTCGTGGCGGCCGTGGCGGCCAGGGTGGCCGAGCTGCGCGGCGAATCCCTGGCGACCGTGGCCGCCACCAGCACCGCCAATGCCAGACGCCTGTTCGCCTTGCCCCAGGCGGGTGACAATGTATGA
- the rpsT gene encoding 30S ribosomal protein S20, whose product MANNKSSKKRIEIAERNRLRNRSYKSALRTLMKRCFTACSAYAQAPGDDGKEAVQQSMSAAFSKIDKAVKVGALHRNTGAHQKSRLSAAVKKAIEPSTAGV is encoded by the coding sequence GTGGCCAATAACAAGTCTTCGAAGAAGCGCATCGAGATTGCTGAGCGCAACCGGCTGCGGAACCGCAGCTACAAGTCTGCCCTGCGCACGCTGATGAAGCGCTGCTTCACGGCCTGCAGCGCCTACGCCCAGGCCCCCGGGGATGACGGCAAGGAGGCCGTGCAGCAGAGCATGAGTGCGGCGTTCAGCAAGATCGACAAGGCCGTCAAGGTGGGTGCGCTGCACCGCAACACCGGGGCTCACCAGAAGTCCCGGCTGAGCGCCGCCGTGAAGAAGGCCATCGAGCCCTCGACTGCCGGCGTCTGA